Below is a genomic region from Spongiibacter nanhainus.
CGAAAATAGCATTATTGCCATAGGGCGCTTCACTCGCCATCTGTGGGTTGCCAATTGCAGAGAATGCGGGGGGCTCTGTGACCCTGACTCTCAGGTAGGCCGTAGCAACGCCAAGATCTATGTCCAGTTCGGCTTCGACACCAGATTTGTTATTTGCAAGCTGTATGGCTCCCTGTACGAGCTGCATCACTTGCAAATCCGCGTCCAAGCCAGCTTCCTCACTGCCAGTTTGCACCTTAATGAGTTCGCCCAACTGGACCAGTGGCGTCATGCCTGGCACCGCTAGCGCAATATCACGAATCGCATTGACAGCGACGGTATCTCCTCCTGCCTGTAAAACATCAGCTGACAAGTCGAGCAGGTCGTAGACAGAAATGTCTGTGGCCAGCAGGGTATCGTAATCTCCCGCCTCTATGCCTAGGCTTAAGGCCGCTTCGTCCAAATAGCTCAGTAAGTTCAGGTTGGTATCCAGCAGGCTTTGCCAGCCACCGACGTCTAAACTCAGGGTCGTTCCCAGCAGACCCCCTAAGAGAGCATTGAGCAGATCTGATTTTTCTGTGTCTACAGATAAAATTTGGCTGCGTATGGTGAGCTGTGCTGTGGGTTCGCAGGCATTTGCTCTTGCCGTGGTGGTGAGAATGATGGGGTCGTTGTCAAGGTTCATCATTCTTTCAAATAAGGACGGGGTAATTTGCCGAGTGACCACAACCTCTACGCCGTTTTCACCAACTAAGGTCGCATTGATCGTGCTGTCGCCACCGTCTTCAAAGCTGCCTTTGTAATTGTTGCGGGCCATGACATTTTCAGCAGCCAAATCGAGCGCTGCATCATCCATTGTCTGGTTACGGCAATACCGCAATGCAGTCTCTAGCGCTGCTAAGTCGGTGTCCTTCTGCTGCGACCGCTTTTCGAAATAGAGCCGACCAGTATCTGTTACCAACGCCATAAACGCTACCATAGAAAACAACAAGACGGCGGCCATAAGTGCGGCAACGCCGGATTGCGTGCGTCTACTTGTTGTGTATTGACGTCGGCGCATAAACATGGGATCAATCCTCAGAGGTGAAGGAATCCTCAGTAAAACGTTCGGGAATGCCGTGAGTGAAGCTTTCTACATAACGAGTGTAGATGTTGGCGCGTACCTTTCCGTCCAAGTACTGTTCCTCCTGGCTGGCATTGTTTCCCGAGCGCTGCTGCTGCAGCAACTTAGCAGTTGCTGTCAGTTTGGGAGCGGACCCGGAATTACCTTCGGGCTGTGCAAGGGCAACGTTAATGGATAACGCTAGAAGCGAGCCGAATAGAATGGTGGTTTTCATAGGTTTCTTCCCTTTTCCAGGTGCTGTTTGTTGACCAGAGCCGGTTTGCGAAATTGTCGAGCTTGGTCGATTAGGCCGTTAAATTCTGCAGGCTCAATACCATTGTTTTTGGCCATAGTGACGGCGGTTTCCCGGTCGCCATCCAGAATCAGGCTCATCACCATGTTGCGTATGGCGATAGGGTGTTTGGCGTGGAGCTGAAGCGCCGTCATAAATTCGTGCTGAGCTGCTTGGTAATCTCCGTGGGCCAATAGAATAAACCCATAGTCGTTGCGTATATCTGGATTGGTAGGCTGACTGCGTCTGGCCTTTTGCATAAGTTGATGGGCCTGTTCCATTCGACCCTCCATGGCGTGAATTTTGGCCATGCCGGCGTGACCATAGGCGCTGAGGCAGGTCAGGCTTAGGTCCCTATAGCTGTCATAAGCATCTTTCAGTTGCCCGGTGTTGCGTTGTGCGTCGCCGCGTAGCTTCAGTACTTTTGGATAGGGCGGAGCTTGCTCCAAATACGCCAGTGCTGCATAAAACTGGCGCTGCGCTACCTTAGTTTCTATAAGCTCAAGTTTTACCCGGTAATTCTTGCTGATTTTGGTTTCACAGCTCACCGCATTCGCTTGTTGGGCTGTGCCCACCGAAGCGCAGGCAAACAGGAGTGTGCTGGACACTAGCACTAGGCTGCGCTGCACATGCTTTAGAGTGAATTTCATATCTATGTCCCTTTAGCCGTTACCGTTCAATGCCATGGATATATTCAGAAAAGCGGGTCCCGCCACGACGATCAGGAGGGCCGGAAATAAAAAAGCCATCATGACGAGCGACATTTTGCCGGACATTTTGTTAACGTTTTCCATTAGCGCCAGCCTGCGGCGATTTTGAAGTAGTTTGTAAAGCTCATCGAGGGATTTATCTATGCTGCCACCGGTAATGGACTGCTGGCGAATAACAATTAGGTATTCTTTGAAGCCTTCAGCGCTGGTGCTGTTGATAAGGTCGTAAAGTGCTTCCTCTTGGCTTTGGCCTGCTTCAATCTTATTGACTGCCAACTGCAGCTCCTGAGAGCAGGTTGGTGCCAACTCCCGAAGTTGGTCGCATATAATGGCCATAGTCTTGGGAAGAGATAGACCGACACGCCACAGCATGCGGGTGGTCTGAACTAGCATGAGTGTTTCTCTATCCAGTTTCTCCTGCCGTGCGTCAGCGAGCTGCTTTAACAGGAAGTAGGCAAAGTAGCTAAGTACGAATAAGCCTCCTGTAATGACAACCAATATCATTGTGGAGGGGATGTTTACAAAGAAGCTGTAGATACCCAAACCAAGCGCGATCAGGACGATGGCGACGACGCTGAGTGAGATGGCCTTAATTTGGTCATCTGCACCAAAGATACCGGCGCGACGTAACAGTTGAGACAGTGACGCGAGGTGGGTGTTTTCTTCCCGCAACTGCCGCCATACATCTTTGGAGCTGAAGTCAAAGTCAGGCTTTTCCTGCTTGTTCTCACCATCCACGTGAGCGAAGGCCAACAGCAATACGGGGGCGGTGCACAGTATCAAGGCACCGATAATGTAGTAAAAATGATAGGCTTCCACTCATCGTCTCCTTAGGCGTCGATGTTTTTAACCATTCGCCAGATTGCCACCATGCCCATAACCTGAAAAGCTACGGCGGCGATAAGAATCTTTTGGCCGCCTGGGTTGGCCCACATGTTTAATAGAAAATCTGGATTGTTGACGAACATATAACCGGCGATAAGCGGTGGCATAATGGCCAGTACAACGGCGGTAAAGCGCGTCTCGCCTGTCATCGCGCTTAGCTCCCGTTTACCGGCATCTTGCATACGAAGAATGTCGACAATGTCGTCGAGAATATTGCGGATACTTCCCCCGTACTGCTCATTGATCCTCAGTGCGGTAGCTAGCATGTCGAACTCGTGTACCTGATTGTGGCGGGCTTCTCTTTCAAAAGCCTGATGGAGTTCTGTGCCGATTCGTACCCGGCGAACCACCCTGCGCATCACTGTACCAAGAGGACGTTCCAGGGTTTCAACTGAATCGGAGATGGCGTTCTCGACACTGATACCTGCGGAGAGTCGTCGTGTGACTTGATTGATAAATGAGGGCAGCTGCTCCAGCATCTTCTGGCGACGGTAGGAACCGGTAATCTTGACGATGATGATGCCAATACCGGGGACACACGGCACAGCCAATAAAGCGTACTTCCAGGGCAGTACCACGATACAAACCACCATGGCACTGACTAGTATTGCCAGTACGGCGTTGACAACCTGCGGGGGAACTTCGACAGCATTTTCCTGTAGATAACTTTCGATGAATGCCGGCGTCTTACCTTGCTTTTCCCGGTGCAGTTCCTCGCCCTTATCGATATCATCGCTGTCGTCACTGATTAATATCATGACCACAAACCCGAGTCCCGCAAGTAATAGTGCTGATGCTACCCAGATCATCACGTCAATCCCTGTTAAAAAGCCGCGCTTTCGAGCAACGGTACCGGTTCCGCCTCTTCAACGCGTTTCAGGCAGTTGTCTTCGTCGTCGAAGCGGTAAATATCTTTAAGGCGAATCTCGTTATCGATGACCTTAAGCTCTGATATTTGCATCACTCGGCGCATGCCGTCGCTGCGGCGGCCAATATGCACAATCATATCCAGAGCACTGCCGATCATTTTCAGGATAAGTTCACTCGAGCCTTTAAAACCTGACATCCCCACCATCATCTCCAAGCGAGTTACGGCGTCTCTGGCGGAGTTAGCGTGAACGGTGCTCATGGAACCGGCGTGGCCCGTGTTCATCGCCTGCAGCATATCAACGACCTCGCCACCGCGGCTCTCGCCGACTATGATTCGATCTGGTCGCATCCTAAGAGCATTTTTAACCAGTTCTCGGGCAGAAATCTCACCGACACCCTCGTTATTCTCTGGGCGCGTTTCCAGGCGGACAACGTGGCCATTTCGCAACTGCAGTTCCGCAGCATCTTCAATGGTGACGATGCGCTCAGTCTTGGGAATATACTGACTGAGGATGTTGAGCAGTGTGGTTTTACCCGAACCTGTGGCACCGCTGATTAGTAGGTTAGTGCGTTTTTCTACCCTTTCCGTTAAGTATTGTAGGGCATCTTCAGTCACCGAACCGCTGGCGATAAGCTCTTCTGCTCGCAGTGGGTCCTTGCGAAATTTCCGAATAGACAAACAGGGGCCATTTAAAGCCAAAGGAGGGACGATGGCATTGATACGGGACCCGTCTTCCAAGCGACCGTCTACAATTGGGCTGGACTCGTCGATACGGCGACCCAGTGGTGAGATCATTCGGCGTATAACCCGCAGTACGTGCCGATTATCTAAAAAGCGCAGGTCGGTTTTTTCCAACACACCGCGCCGCTCTATATAGATCTCTTTAGGGCTATTTATCAAAATGTCGTTGATGGTCGGGTCTTCGAGCAGTGCCTGAAGCGGACCGTAACCGACGATTTCGTCCAGCAGCTCTTTCTCCAGCTGATTAAACTGTTCCCGGCCGATGTTGATTTCATAGATCCGGCAGTACTGCCGCATGTAAGCGGTGATGGCTTCCTCTAGCTTGCGCTGATTATCGTCATAGATAACCTTGTCATCCTCAATACGATCGATGACAAACTGGTGCATGGCAGCCTTGAGGCCTTCGTGATCCTCTGGACTGGCCAGGCGTTTTTGCGGAGTTCTGCGTTCGATAATTCTCATGGCGCTATACCTCCCCTTGGGGGCTAGTTGGAAAAGCCCACAGCAGCCTTAGATTGACGCTTACCTGCTTTGTCATCGCCCTTCATGGGGTCGCCAAAAAGCATATCGCCGAAAGAGGGCGTGTAGTGCTTGTAACTGTCACCGGGTAATTCGACGAGCTGGGTTTCCCTCGCCAGTGGTTTCACCAGGTGAGGGGTCACAATCATCACTAGCTCCTTGTCCTCTTGTTCAAAGCGAGTGGAGCGGAACAGGGAACCCAGGATGGGAATGTCTCCCAGACCCGGAACCCGATCAGCGTTGTTGAAAGTGCTACGGCTAATAAGCCCGCTGATGATAAAGCTCTCCCCGGGGGCCAGTTGGATAGCCGTGTCGGTACGGCGAACTCGTAGAGATGGGACGGCAACACCGCTAGCTTGGACACCGCTGGTAAAATCCAGGTCACTGACTTCTGGTGCCACTTTGAGCATAATGCTGTTCTCGCTGAGTACTGTAGGGGTCAACCTCAGGCGAACACCAAATTCTTTAAACTCTATCTGTACTTGGCCATCCCGGTTGGAGACCGGATAGGGAAACTCGCCGCCCGCCAGGAAGCTGGCTGTTTGCCCGGAGAGGCTGACCAGCGAGGGCTCGGCGAGGGTATACGCGTAGCCGTTTTGTTGCAGCGCATTAACAGCTGCGCGGAAAGAGTCAGTGGCATGCCCAACCAAGATTGAAGACGCAGACGTGCCAGTGGCAATTCCGCTGACCAATTGCCCTACAGGGCCGTCGCCACTAAGGATTGGCAGAAGCCCAGTTGAGCCCACTGCGACAGATGTGTCACCACCGAGGCCGGCAAAAGCGGTGCCAATTTGTTTCAGTTGAGAGCGGCTATACTCAACGATCTTAATATCGGTTTGCACCTGGATCGCACCGCTTTGCACCGTGTTGTCAATTACGTTTTCGCCGACTGAGCCAAGCAGATTGCTGTGCTGACTTAGGGATGCCGGTTGCCCCTCAAGGACAATGCGATCACCTCGGGCATCAATCGCTACCCCAGCGGTACTGCTCGGAGCGGCAGCTGGGACGACATCGATTCG
It encodes:
- a CDS encoding pilus assembly protein TadG-related protein gives rise to the protein MFMRRRQYTTSRRTQSGVAALMAAVLLFSMVAFMALVTDTGRLYFEKRSQQKDTDLAALETALRYCRNQTMDDAALDLAAENVMARNNYKGSFEDGGDSTINATLVGENGVEVVVTRQITPSLFERMMNLDNDPIILTTTARANACEPTAQLTIRSQILSVDTEKSDLLNALLGGLLGTTLSLDVGGWQSLLDTNLNLLSYLDEAALSLGIEAGDYDTLLATDISVYDLLDLSADVLQAGGDTVAVNAIRDIALAVPGMTPLVQLGELIKVQTGSEEAGLDADLQVMQLVQGAIQLANNKSGVEAELDIDLGVATAYLRVRVTEPPAFSAIGNPQMASEAPYGNNAIFARNAQLRAFASVELPLASGLNALLDNPVLTGITDLVNDVLSLDIIDILTGLTCIVYCERYEEVTDIDILSSPRVDLVVTAGEGEARVTDYNCDDATDSKTLDVLAKSSVATVTLGNMGADKYIAADNAMGSAPYDVDPVPILDIGTISVKYWCTLALICSTEYLSGGSWVSDRSLADRNPYVGGGVALRIGSEDPVQDDLQTAVEGTLTYENSPSEDYLPKVNTGFGEEAYQSIESAGLVTDINSLLTDIDLVYYTPDSGNIGNNGLGTLLALVGSVVNTLVDGLTDAIALVLGPLLDSLLNEILGLLGATLAETEVGAALTCENDTVRLSR
- a CDS encoding type II secretion system F family protein; protein product: MEAYHFYYIIGALILCTAPVLLLAFAHVDGENKQEKPDFDFSSKDVWRQLREENTHLASLSQLLRRAGIFGADDQIKAISLSVVAIVLIALGLGIYSFFVNIPSTMILVVITGGLFVLSYFAYFLLKQLADARQEKLDRETLMLVQTTRMLWRVGLSLPKTMAIICDQLRELAPTCSQELQLAVNKIEAGQSQEEALYDLINSTSAEGFKEYLIVIRQQSITGGSIDKSLDELYKLLQNRRRLALMENVNKMSGKMSLVMMAFLFPALLIVVAGPAFLNISMALNGNG
- a CDS encoding type II secretion system F family protein encodes the protein MILISDDSDDIDKGEELHREKQGKTPAFIESYLQENAVEVPPQVVNAVLAILVSAMVVCIVVLPWKYALLAVPCVPGIGIIIVKITGSYRRQKMLEQLPSFINQVTRRLSAGISVENAISDSVETLERPLGTVMRRVVRRVRIGTELHQAFEREARHNQVHEFDMLATALRINEQYGGSIRNILDDIVDILRMQDAGKRELSAMTGETRFTAVVLAIMPPLIAGYMFVNNPDFLLNMWANPGGQKILIAAVAFQVMGMVAIWRMVKNIDA
- a CDS encoding DUF3613 domain-containing protein gives rise to the protein MKTTILFGSLLALSINVALAQPEGNSGSAPKLTATAKLLQQQRSGNNASQEEQYLDGKVRANIYTRYVESFTHGIPERFTEDSFTSED
- a CDS encoding CpaF family protein, producing the protein MRIIERRTPQKRLASPEDHEGLKAAMHQFVIDRIEDDKVIYDDNQRKLEEAITAYMRQYCRIYEINIGREQFNQLEKELLDEIVGYGPLQALLEDPTINDILINSPKEIYIERRGVLEKTDLRFLDNRHVLRVIRRMISPLGRRIDESSPIVDGRLEDGSRINAIVPPLALNGPCLSIRKFRKDPLRAEELIASGSVTEDALQYLTERVEKRTNLLISGATGSGKTTLLNILSQYIPKTERIVTIEDAAELQLRNGHVVRLETRPENNEGVGEISARELVKNALRMRPDRIIVGESRGGEVVDMLQAMNTGHAGSMSTVHANSARDAVTRLEMMVGMSGFKGSSELILKMIGSALDMIVHIGRRSDGMRRVMQISELKVIDNEIRLKDIYRFDDEDNCLKRVEEAEPVPLLESAAF
- a CDS encoding type II and III secretion system protein family protein, giving the protein MKYGWLSSILLLICMAVSAQSLAATPYKTLRLNVGEQMPLSTKYSVKRSAIGNPEVATLKVLNSREFLLTAKQLGSTQLLLWQGSTEPTVFRIDVVPAAAPSSTAGVAIDARGDRIVLEGQPASLSQHSNLLGSVGENVIDNTVQSGAIQVQTDIKIVEYSRSQLKQIGTAFAGLGGDTSVAVGSTGLLPILSGDGPVGQLVSGIATGTSASSILVGHATDSFRAAVNALQQNGYAYTLAEPSLVSLSGQTASFLAGGEFPYPVSNRDGQVQIEFKEFGVRLRLTPTVLSENSIMLKVAPEVSDLDFTSGVQASGVAVPSLRVRRTDTAIQLAPGESFIISGLISRSTFNNADRVPGLGDIPILGSLFRSTRFEQEDKELVMIVTPHLVKPLARETQLVELPGDSYKHYTPSFGDMLFGDPMKGDDKAGKRQSKAAVGFSN
- a CDS encoding tetratricopeptide repeat protein, yielding MKFTLKHVQRSLVLVSSTLLFACASVGTAQQANAVSCETKISKNYRVKLELIETKVAQRQFYAALAYLEQAPPYPKVLKLRGDAQRNTGQLKDAYDSYRDLSLTCLSAYGHAGMAKIHAMEGRMEQAHQLMQKARRSQPTNPDIRNDYGFILLAHGDYQAAQHEFMTALQLHAKHPIAIRNMVMSLILDGDRETAVTMAKNNGIEPAEFNGLIDQARQFRKPALVNKQHLEKGRNL